The nucleotide sequence TCCGGCGGGAAGTGTATCCATTCGTGCTGATGTTAGGGTAAGATTGAAATCAACGATTCCTCTTTCAATCTCGCGCGATTCAATCCGCGATTTGAATGTCCCTAATTCACCCAAAAGTTTCACTTTTGGAATCGCTGTTTCCTGCCCAATGACTTCATTCACCGGTGCGAAGCATACACAGAATCCAACGACGGCAAGAAGAATAAGGCTTCGGGTAAATTTTTGGATATTTTTTTTCATAATGCCAATGTATTGTGTTGAAATAATTCTGCCCCGCATTCCGACTTTGCCTCAAAAATAGTGCAGGTGACAGGCATTGCCCTTTCGTATCTCACTTTTAGTTTCTTACAAAATGTTTCAGCTGCTTCACTTTGCACAAGCGCAACGGCACAGCCGCCGAATCCTGCACCAGTCATTCGTGCACCATAACACGCCTCATCTTCTGAAGCAAGCTTTACCATTGTATCGAGCACTTCTGCCGAAACTTCGAAATCATTCTTTAGAGACTGATGACTCTCTATCCACAATTTACCTAAGCACTTTGGGTCGTTTTGTTTCATCGCTTCTTCCGCCTTGAGAACACGGAGATTTTCAGAAACAACATGAATAGCACGTTTTTTTAATTCACTCTTGAGCTTCTTTTGCTCTATCATTTCAAAGGTGGCATCTCGTAAAGAGCTAAGCTGAAGGGCTTTTGCGGCGGCTTCACACTCTTCTCGCCTTGTGTTATATCGCGATTCCGAAAGTGCCCGCCTTGTTCCGGTATCTAAAATGATGATGCTTGTACCGCTTGGAAGTGGTGCGGGGCGCATCGAAAAATCTTGGCAGTCAATGAGGAGTGCACTTCCTTTTTGTGCCGAGGTGGAAATGAGCATATCCATAATACCGCAGCGCATCCCAATCCATTCATTTTCGGCCTTTTGCATTAAGCGTGCTGCATGAGTCGGCTCCCACACCAATTGAAAGGCCTCTGTAAAAGCTCTTGCCAATGCTACTTCAAGTGCTGCGGAGGAAGAAAGCCCGGCGGACATCGGTAAATCGGTATCAATCAAACATTCAAGTCCGCTTTTTGGCACATGTGAGATTTTTCCATCTTCTCCGGAAAGCAACGCCCACGCAGCGCCTTTGGCATATTCAAGCCACGAATGTGTTTCTTTGAAAATATTTTTGAGTGAAAAGCCTTTGGTTTCATCGAAGTAGGTGGAATAAAAGGTTATGATTGGGTATGATACTCTTCGGCAAGCAATCCAGACGGCGTTGCTGAGTGCCATTGGCATCACAAACCCGTTGTTATAGTCGGTATGTTCCCCTATCAAGTTTACTCTTCCGGGTGCTCGCGCAATAAATTCCGGCGGCTTTCCAAACTTGGCGTGAAACTTTGCAGCAACTTGATTCATCATCGATTCATTCATTCTTGCCTCACTCGCTTTTGAAGTGTTTTTGATGTGACTCGCGAAGCATTTGTGCGGCGGTTTCGGGGAGCATATCTCGCTGCAATTCAGAAAGCAATTCAAACCCAACAATATGCTTTCTCACGGTTGCAGAGCGGAGCAACGGTGGGTAAAAATGCGCGTGCAATTGCCAATGTTTTCCTTCGGCACCAAAGGGTGCTTGATGCCACCCCATTGAGTATGGAAATGAAACATCGAAGAGCCTATCGTAACCCATTAAAAGCTCTTTCAAAATTTTTGCCAACGACTTTTTTTCATTCTTGCTGAGGCTTAAGAGATGATGATGTGCGGCTTTTGGGAGCACCAATGTTTCAAATGGAAATGCCGCCCAGAATGGAACCACCACGGCCCAATGTTCATTTTCTAAAATCACGCGTTCTTTGGCCTCAAGTTCTATTGAGAGATAGTTCATCAACAGTTTCTTGTTTTCTCTTTGGAAGTATTCTTTTTGGGTGTCATCTTCTTTTTTGGCCTCCGTGGGAAGCGAATTCATTGCCCAAATTTGCCCGTGCGGATGTGGGTTTGAACAGCCCATCATTTCACCTTTGTTTTCGAAAATCTGTATCCATCGATAGTTCTTTGAGAGTTCTTCGGTTTCCGTTTGCCATAAATCAATAACGGCTGAAATTTCTTCGACGCTCATCTCAGCCATTGTTTGGCTATGATTGGGAGAAAAGCAAATAACCCGCGCCGTTCCTTGCACGCTTTCGGCTTTGAGTAAATCATGTTCAAAAGAACTCGGTTCTGTATTCGGGAGAATCGCGGAGAAATCGTTGGTGAAGGAATATGTGGAAGTATAATTCGGATTCATCTCCCCATTGGCTCGCGTATTTCCGGGGCAGAGATAACATAAAGGGTCGTGCGTACGCGGTGTATCGATTTTTGCAGTTTCTATTTTCCCTTGCCACGGCCGTTGATTCCGATGTGGGGAAACAAGAATGTACTCTCCGGTCAGTGGGTTATATCGCCTGTGAGGGATTGAAGAAAACTCTTTCATCGATTATTTCATCTCATTACTTCAAACTTTTTTCAAAAGGTCGGGTCGTTCGGAACGAAGTTTTAAGATGAGTTCGCCAAAGAGTGTATTGGCCCACGCAAACCAAGAGCGTGTAAACTTTTTAGCATCGTCTTTATGGAAGGCTTCGTGCATAAATCCTGTTCCGGCGTGGGTTGATTTAAGAATTTGCAGTTGCTTCCGAATTTCCTCATTGCTCGTTGAAGTAAGTGCTACGGCAATTACGCCCAAATGCCAAATCATTTCCCATCCGGCATGTGGGCCGCCGTAGCCTTCGCCCGCCTTGCCTTTGAAGAAATACATGTGGTCGTTTGAGAGAATAAAGCGTCGTGTGTTTTGATAAACAGGGTCGGTTACCGGAACCGCACCTAAATACGGTAAAGAAATAAGCGATGGAAGATTCCCATCATCCATAAAGTAATGATTCCCAAAACCATCCGTTTCGAAGGCGTAGCACAAGCCGTAAGTGAGATGCTGCTTTTTGGAATGGATCTCAAGTGCGGCTGAAATTTCACTCGCAAGCCCTCTTGCGCGATCGGCAAGCAATTTTTCAGTTGTATCGGTTTGAAGCATCTCAGCCAGTTGGGTTAAGCTGGTAACAGCAAAGAAATTAGACGGGATCAGAAATGGAAAAAGGCAAGCATCATCGGAAGGTCGGAAGGCGGAGTGAATAAGCCCCACTTTGCGCGTTGGCAACCCAAGCCCATCGTTGGCAATGAAATCGCCGTACCACGCGGCGAATTCACGCTTGAAGCGGTAAGTGCCTTCATTCTCTTTGCGCTGCTGCTCGGTGAAGACATCCACAATGCGTTTCATTGCTTGTTTCCACGGTTTGGTCATAAATGCCGAGTTGCCTGTTGCTTTCCAATAGAGATAGGCCAAACGAATGGCGTAGCAAAGCGAATCGATTTCCCATTTTCGCTCGTGAAGCTCATTGCGCATTGCGGTTTTATCTTGATGCCACCGCGAGGCTTCTTTCCCATCGATATTAAACGCATTCGCAAAGGCATCGATGAGAATGCAATCCGTTTGCCGATGAATAACGCCTTCAATAAGCGTGGAAAGTTTTGAGTCTGCTTTCGCAAGTGGAATGTAGGGCGTTACTTGCGCGGTGCTATCGCGCAGCCACATTGCGGGAATATCGCCGGTGATAATAAAGGTATCTGGCAGACCGTTGCGTTTTCCGTGGAAAGTGATGGTGGTATCCAGCGTATTCGGGAAGCAGTTTTCAAAAAGCCATTTTAGTTCAGGGTCAATATCA is from Chloroherpetonaceae bacterium and encodes:
- the galK gene encoding galactokinase, encoding MNESMMNQVAAKFHAKFGKPPEFIARAPGRVNLIGEHTDYNNGFVMPMALSNAVWIACRRVSYPIITFYSTYFDETKGFSLKNIFKETHSWLEYAKGAAWALLSGEDGKISHVPKSGLECLIDTDLPMSAGLSSSAALEVALARAFTEAFQLVWEPTHAARLMQKAENEWIGMRCGIMDMLISTSAQKGSALLIDCQDFSMRPAPLPSGTSIIILDTGTRRALSESRYNTRREECEAAAKALQLSSLRDATFEMIEQKKLKSELKKRAIHVVSENLRVLKAEEAMKQNDPKCLGKLWIESHQSLKNDFEVSAEVLDTMVKLASEDEACYGARMTGAGFGGCAVALVQSEAAETFCKKLKVRYERAMPVTCTIFEAKSECGAELFQHNTLAL
- a CDS encoding UDP-glucose--hexose-1-phosphate uridylyltransferase, with amino-acid sequence MKEFSSIPHRRYNPLTGEYILVSPHRNQRPWQGKIETAKIDTPRTHDPLCYLCPGNTRANGEMNPNYTSTYSFTNDFSAILPNTEPSSFEHDLLKAESVQGTARVICFSPNHSQTMAEMSVEEISAVIDLWQTETEELSKNYRWIQIFENKGEMMGCSNPHPHGQIWAMNSLPTEAKKEDDTQKEYFQRENKKLLMNYLSIELEAKERVILENEHWAVVVPFWAAFPFETLVLPKAAHHHLLSLSKNEKKSLAKILKELLMGYDRLFDVSFPYSMGWHQAPFGAEGKHWQLHAHFYPPLLRSATVRKHIVGFELLSELQRDMLPETAAQMLRESHQKHFKSE
- a CDS encoding glycoside hydrolase family 125 protein, which translates into the protein MISRRDFLQSLAKAAAAMALGQVMNHDLLAEGMHSIEHQAGNPIEGQEFVSKRPLPKDRKFRSESVDAVIEDIKRSDIDPELKWLFENCFPNTLDTTITFHGKRNGLPDTFIITGDIPAMWLRDSTAQVTPYIPLAKADSKLSTLIEGVIHRQTDCILIDAFANAFNIDGKEASRWHQDKTAMRNELHERKWEIDSLCYAIRLAYLYWKATGNSAFMTKPWKQAMKRIVDVFTEQQRKENEGTYRFKREFAAWYGDFIANDGLGLPTRKVGLIHSAFRPSDDACLFPFLIPSNFFAVTSLTQLAEMLQTDTTEKLLADRARGLASEISAALEIHSKKQHLTYGLCYAFETDGFGNHYFMDDGNLPSLISLPYLGAVPVTDPVYQNTRRFILSNDHMYFFKGKAGEGYGGPHAGWEMIWHLGVIAVALTSTSNEEIRKQLQILKSTHAGTGFMHEAFHKDDAKKFTRSWFAWANTLFGELILKLRSERPDLLKKV